In Uranotaenia lowii strain MFRU-FL chromosome 2, ASM2978415v1, whole genome shotgun sequence, one genomic interval encodes:
- the LOC129742543 gene encoding uncharacterized protein LOC129742543, whose protein sequence is MANPPAALTTQQFIDLGKVPDFVRDVKPFTGNPTKLIDWITDVESIYRTYRENGATAAQMNILERTIRRKVEDASDYAIGAVLSQGDIGKDKPIHFASRTLSKTEEGSSVPEKEISPTINFLTFSEKHQRKAKALEGISRRA, encoded by the exons ATGGCAAACCCACCAGCCGCTCTGACCACCCAACAGTTTATTGATCTGGGTAAAGTTCCCGATTTTGTTCGGGACGTAAAACCATTCACCGGCAATCCGACTAAACTTATCGATTGGATCACCGATGTCGAATCAATCTATAGGACTTATCGGGAAAATGGTGCGACTGCCGCACAAATGAATATTTTAGAAAGAACGATTCGTAGGAAAGTCGAAG ATGCCTCCGACTATGCTATCGGAGCTGTCTTATCACAAGGTGATATAGGTAAAGATAAGCCGATTCACTTCGCCTCAAGAACTCTTTCCAAAACAGAAGAAGGGTCCTCCGTTCCGGAAAAAGAAAT ATCACCAACCATtaactttctcactttctccgAAAAACACCAACGCAAAGCTAAAGCGTTGGAAGGCATATCTAGAAGAGCATGA